A portion of the Geoalkalibacter sp. genome contains these proteins:
- a CDS encoding right-handed parallel beta-helix repeat-containing protein — translation MNIIFSTWATHASPLRILLGLCLLLLAGCARPQPAPPVLHLTDAVIEEAVVWSGEVRITGVVVVKKNGHLTILPGTRVLFEKIDRDGDGIGDSELLVEGGIVARGTPAAPILFTSAAPNPQKADWKFLYLDFAREGVIEHIISEYAFSGIQVHFCKASIRNSVFRYNIDGVRFSTVNLEVADNLIHDNTHGLRFEERRGRAHVHHNEIRDNDIGIFVVTRSDDNSLIEYNNITASRQYQVKLGFDQTTDVSLPRNWWGSADPAVIHPLFFDQDYDDHLGRVHAPEPLTAPLALPRAP, via the coding sequence ATGAACATTATCTTCTCGACCTGGGCGACGCATGCGTCGCCCCTACGGATCCTCCTGGGGCTTTGCCTGTTACTGCTCGCGGGATGCGCACGCCCGCAACCGGCGCCGCCGGTGCTGCATCTGACCGACGCGGTGATTGAGGAGGCGGTGGTATGGAGCGGCGAGGTGCGCATCACCGGCGTGGTGGTGGTGAAGAAAAACGGCCATCTCACCATTCTGCCCGGCACCCGTGTTCTCTTTGAGAAGATCGATCGCGACGGCGACGGCATCGGCGATTCGGAACTGCTGGTGGAAGGGGGCATCGTCGCGCGCGGCACGCCCGCGGCGCCGATTCTCTTCACCAGCGCGGCGCCCAACCCGCAAAAGGCCGACTGGAAATTTCTCTACCTCGATTTCGCCCGCGAGGGGGTGATCGAGCACATCATCAGCGAGTATGCCTTCAGCGGCATTCAGGTGCATTTCTGCAAGGCAAGCATCCGCAATTCGGTGTTTCGGTACAACATTGACGGGGTGCGCTTCTCCACGGTCAACCTTGAGGTGGCCGACAACCTGATCCACGACAACACCCACGGCCTGCGTTTCGAGGAACGGCGCGGCCGCGCCCATGTGCATCACAACGAGATCCGCGACAACGACATCGGCATCTTCGTCGTGACCCGCTCCGACGACAACAGCCTCATCGAATATAACAACATCACCGCCAGCCGTCAGTACCAGGTCAAGCTCGGCTTCGACCAGACCACGGACGTCAGTCTGCCGCGCAACTGGTGGGGCAGCGCCGACCCCGCCGTCATCCATCCCCTGTTTTTCGACCAGGATTACGACGACCACCTCGGTCGCGTTCACGCCCCCGAGCCGCTCACGGCGCCGCTGGCCCTGCCGCGCGCTCCTTGA